A single Danio aesculapii chromosome 19, fDanAes4.1, whole genome shotgun sequence DNA region contains:
- the LOC130247027 gene encoding endonuclease domain-containing 1 protein: MIWEILEEIPMESLFLTWDSLQLKMRLFVVCALLVFSFPFIITEVVDSFSKCSEFFLEGKPPVIPGILKDSVSQDNNRYKLICQRYKNAYRFATVYDTTNKIPVFSAYRYTGFKKGRPHIRWMIEPQLETSGVQMSVRHVNQAYTEDYRKWSRLDRGHLFPNGHAANKDIAESTFTLTNVVPQYKSFNGGSWSRMENDVRDIMESDCPKNRPAYVLTGAVANQEHYLNQKVNVPTHMWNAFCCYNDKTNAWVSRAHWAENKDESEDKKKKIPEKTLKELLQFLEEKYKSEVTLFNKCLDN, translated from the exons ATGATATGGGAAATTCTGGAGGAAATTCCCATGGAAT CTTTATTTTTGACTTGGGATTCACTTCAGCTGAAGATGCGTCTGTTTGTCGTCTGTGCGCTGCTGGTGTTCAGTTTTCCCTTCATCATTACTGAAGTTGTAGATTCATTCAGTAAATGCAGTGAGTTTTTTCTAGAAGGAAAGCCTCCGGTGATTCCTGGCATTCTGAAGGATTCGGTTTCACAGGATAATAACCGCTACAAACTGATTTGTCAACGATACAAGAACGCTTACAGATTTGCTACCGTCTACGATACAACAAATAAGATCCCTGTTTTCTCGGCATACAGATATACTGGGTTCAAGAAAGGAAGGCCACATATTCGATGGATGATCGAGCCACAG CTTGAAACTTCAGGTGTTCAGATGAGTGTACGACATGTTAATCAGGCGTATACAGAAGACTACCGTAAATGGTCTAGACTGGATCGCGGTCACTTATTTCCCAATGGCCATGCAGCGAATAAAGACATTGCTGAATCTACATTCACCCTGACCAATGTTGTACCACAGTATAAAAGCTTTAATGGTGGTAGCTGGAGCCGCATGGAGAACGATGTTAGAGATATAATGGAATCTGACTGCCCAAAAAATCGTCCTGCCTATGTACTGACTGGAGCTGTGGCCAATCAAGAACATTACTTGAATCAAAAAGTTAACGTTCCCACACACATGTGGAACGCATTCTGCTGCTATAATGACAAGACAAACGCATGGGTATCTCGAGCTCACTGGGCTGAAAACAAAGACGAGAGTGAAGATAAAAAGAAGAAAATCCCTGAAAAAACACTGAAGGAATTACTGCAGTTTCTGGAGGAGAAATACAAGTCAGAAGTCACACTGTTCAACAAATGTTTGGATAACTGA